In Ruminococcaceae bacterium KH2T8, the genomic stretch CCCGTGGTCCATTACGGAGACGATGAAGTATTCTCATCCGAGCCGATGTCCGTTGCGATAGTCGTCTGCTCGATCGATTCGTCGGAAGGCTCCGATAGGAAGGATCTGAAGCTCAATCCAGAGACGATAAGGGTCCTCGACCGCCTGATAAACGTCAAGTGCTCGTCGCTGCTGTCGGGCAGGATATGCCTTGTCCTTAATACTCCGGGCCCCGTGGAGCTTGGCGACTACATAAATGAGATCGATGCTCTCTGGGCCGTATACTATCCCGGCATGCAGGGCGCTAAGGCCCTGGTAGACCTCATGTACGGAGCAAGGACTCCGTCGGGCAAGCTCACCTGTTCATGGCCCGTAAGATATGAAGATACTCCCGCATTCCTTCACTACCCCGAAGGTGATACGGCTTATTACGGAGAAGGAATATTCGTCGGTTACAGGGGGTATGAGATCAGGAAGATCGCGCCGCTGTATGCTTTCGGTTACGGATTGTCCTATACGACTTTCGATATCGGAAATGTCACGACATATAAGGGAACATATACGGCAGACGAGACCGTTACGGTACTCTTCTCAATAGAAAATACGGGTGAATACGAGGGTGCGGAGACCGTGCAGCTCTATGTCGGAGCTCAGGAGTCGTCGGTAAGGCGTCCCATTAAGGAGCTTCGTGCATTCAAGAAGGTCCGCTTGGGGCCCGGGCAGAAGACATCATGTGAACTGAGCTTTAATGCTTCAGACTTGAAGTGTTGGGACGAGGAACTCGATCGCTTCGCATTAGAGGACGGCATCTACGATATCTACCTCGGCAACTCATCCGATAATGCCGCGAGAGTACTGTCGATCAAGGTGATCGGAGGAGATCCCGCCTACAGGATCGGCATCGATTCGTACGTCATAAAGATCAAGGATAACCCGCAGCTTTATTCGGTGCTCATGGAGGACATCGTACGCCACGATATGGACATCGCGATCCTCATTGACGCGGAGCGTTATACTCCCTATACGAGGCTCAGCGAACTCTATCCTGATGCAGCTGAACTTTCCGAGTTTATTCGAGTTTGCTCTCTGGTGTAATAATCTGCTTATTCTGTTATAATTAACGTAACTATGCTTAGTTGAAAGTGAGATACGTTAATGAAAGTCGTGATCCTTGCGGGCGGATTCGGTACACGCATAAGTGAAGAGAGCGTTCTGAAGCCCAAGCCCATGGTCGAGATATGCGGGAAGCCTATCCTCTGGCATATCATGAAATACTATTCTTCTTTCGGATTCAATGATTTTGTTATCTGCTGCGGCTACAAGCAGTACGTGATCAAGGAATGGTTCGCGGATTATTATCTTCATACATCCGACGTGACATTCGATTTCACGGCTGAGAATAAGATGATAGTACACTCCACACATACGGAGCCCTGGAAAGTAACTCTTGTCGATACGGGTCTTAATACCATGACCGGCGGTCGTATCAAGAGGATCAAGAAATATACGGACGGCGAGCCCTTTATGCTCACATACGGCGACGGCGTCTGCAACGTTGATATCAACAAACTTCTGAAGTTCCATAAAGAGCACGGAAAGATCGCCACGATCACTTCCGTAAATGTCGGTCAGCAGTTCGGCTGCCTCGATCTTACTCCTGACGGAAGCGTTACGAAGTTTCGTGAGAAGAGCGATTCCGACGGCGCCATGATCAATGCGGGCTACATGGTGATGAACCCCGAGATCTTCGACTATATCGAGGACGATACTACAGTGTTCGAGAAGAAGCCTCTCGAAAGACTCGCTTCCGAAGGACAGCTGAAGGCTTTCGTGCATGACGGATTCTGGAAGTGCATGGACACAAAGAGGGATAAGGAAAAGCTCGAGTCCCTTATCGAATCCGGCGAAGCGCCCTGGATCGTCTGGGAGGAATGATCTCGCATGAATCTCGATCTTAAGTTTTTTGAGGGAAAGAAAGTCTTTCTCACGGGTCACACGGGTTTTAAGGGAACATGGATGAGCCGCATCCTCATTAATGCCGGCGCGATCCTTACGGGTTATTCCTTAGCTCCCAATACCGATCCCGACCTTTTCTCGATGGCGGGAATAGAAGATAAGATGACTTCGGTCATCGGCGATATCAGAGATCTCGAAAGCCTTTGGGACGCATTCTCCAAGGCCGAGCCCGAGATAGTCATCCATATGGCTGCACAGCCCATCGTAAGGGATTCCTACAAGGACCCCGTCTACACATACGAGACGAACGTCATGGGTACGGTTAATATCCTCGAGTGCGTCAGAAGATCTGATACGGTCAAGTCGTTCCTGAACGTTACGACTGACAAGGTCTACAAGAACCGCGAATGGGAATGGGGCTACAGGGAAGACGAGATGCTCGACGGCTACGATCCTTATTCTAATTCCAAGTCCTGCAGCGAGCTCGTGACACACAGCTACAGATCTTCCTTCTTTAAGGAAGGCGAGTATCCCGCGATATCTACCGCAAGAGCAGGTAATGTTATTGGCGGCGGTGACTTCGCTAACGACAGGATCATCCCCGACTGCGTAAGAGCAGCAAAGAAGGGCGAAGACATAATAGTCAGGAACCCCTACTCCACAAGACCTTATCAGCATGTCCTGGAACCCGTTACGGCATATCTCATGATCGTTAAGGCTCAGTACGAAGACCCGACGCTCGCATCGTGGTATAATGTCGGTCCCGATGACTGCGACTGCGTTACTACGGGTGATATCGTCGATATGTTCTGCGAGAAGTGGGGCAATATAAAGAGAGT encodes the following:
- a CDS encoding glucose-1-phosphate cytidylyltransferase, whose product is MKVVILAGGFGTRISEESVLKPKPMVEICGKPILWHIMKYYSSFGFNDFVICCGYKQYVIKEWFADYYLHTSDVTFDFTAENKMIVHSTHTEPWKVTLVDTGLNTMTGGRIKRIKKYTDGEPFMLTYGDGVCNVDINKLLKFHKEHGKIATITSVNVGQQFGCLDLTPDGSVTKFREKSDSDGAMINAGYMVMNPEIFDYIEDDTTVFEKKPLERLASEGQLKAFVHDGFWKCMDTKRDKEKLESLIESGEAPWIVWEE
- a CDS encoding CDP-glucose 4,6-dehydratase, giving the protein MNLDLKFFEGKKVFLTGHTGFKGTWMSRILINAGAILTGYSLAPNTDPDLFSMAGIEDKMTSVIGDIRDLESLWDAFSKAEPEIVIHMAAQPIVRDSYKDPVYTYETNVMGTVNILECVRRSDTVKSFLNVTTDKVYKNREWEWGYREDEMLDGYDPYSNSKSCSELVTHSYRSSFFKEGEYPAISTARAGNVIGGGDFANDRIIPDCVRAAKKGEDIIVRNPYSTRPYQHVLEPVTAYLMIVKAQYEDPTLASWYNVGPDDCDCVTTGDIVDMFCEKWGNIKRVDRTDPNAPHEANFLKLDSSKLKKTFGWKPTWHIDETIDRICEWNRVWFKDGDIPQIMDKQIFDFLGE